A stretch of uncultured Campylobacter sp. DNA encodes these proteins:
- the gap gene encoding type I glyceraldehyde-3-phosphate dehydrogenase: protein NDTATRDMTRYLLKYDSVHGEFKQDVKVISDDFIEVNGKKIRVFSTRDLNELSYADYGADVVLECTGKFLTTEKCEPYLARGVKKVVMSAPAKDDTATFVVGVNDDKYAGEAIVSNASCTTNGLAPVAKVLNDKFGIVKGLMTTIHAYTNGQSLVDVKAKDFRRSRAAALNIGPTTTGAAKAIAKVLPELNGKMHGQSVRVPVANVSMVDLTAVLKRPAGKEEINEAFRAAAESNLKGILFVDDDYRVSSDFCTSAYSSIVASDTTQVIADDMVKVFAWYDNEWGYSTRLVDLAKIVATK, encoded by the coding sequence AACGACACGGCGACGCGCGACATGACGCGCTATCTGCTCAAATACGACAGCGTGCACGGCGAATTTAAGCAAGACGTTAAGGTGATAAGCGACGATTTTATAGAAGTAAACGGCAAAAAGATAAGAGTTTTTTCAACAAGAGATCTAAACGAGCTTAGCTACGCAGACTACGGCGCAGACGTGGTTTTGGAGTGTACGGGCAAGTTTTTGACCACCGAAAAGTGCGAGCCCTATCTCGCTCGCGGCGTGAAAAAGGTCGTCATGAGCGCTCCGGCAAAAGACGACACGGCGACGTTCGTAGTCGGCGTAAACGACGATAAATACGCAGGCGAAGCGATCGTCTCAAACGCAAGCTGCACCACAAACGGCCTAGCTCCAGTGGCAAAGGTGCTAAATGATAAATTCGGCATCGTAAAAGGGCTGATGACCACAATCCACGCTTATACGAACGGACAGAGCTTGGTTGATGTGAAGGCTAAAGACTTCCGCCGCTCGCGCGCTGCGGCCCTAAATATCGGGCCTACGACCACCGGAGCGGCAAAAGCGATCGCAAAAGTACTTCCCGAGCTAAACGGCAAGATGCACGGACAAAGCGTGCGCGTGCCGGTCGCTAACGTATCTATGGTCGATCTAACGGCGGTTTTAAAAAGACCGGCTGGCAAAGAGGAGATAAACGAGGCGTTTAGAGCGGCTGCGGAGTCGAATTTAAAGGGAATTTTATTCGTCGATGACGATTATAGGGTTAGTAGCGACTTTTGCACGAGCGCGTACAGCAGCATCGTGGCGAGCGACACTACGCAGGTCATAGCTGATGATATGGTGAAAGTCTTTGCATGGTACGACAACGAGTGGGGCTACTCGACAAGGCTTGTGGATCTAGCTAAGATCGTAGCTACGAAGTAA
- a CDS encoding phosphoglycerate kinase, which yields MSEILSINDLELGGAKVFVRCDFNVPMDEFLNITDDRRIRSAIPTIRYCLDNGCSVVLASHLGRPKNGFEEKFSLRGVAKRLSRLLDRDVIFAEDVVGADAKAKVAALKPGEILLLENLRFEKGETKNDEALAAELAKYGEFYINDAFGVCHRAHSSVEAITKFYDEKHKAAGFLLQKEINFAQNLIKHPARPFVAVVGGSKVSGKLQALHNLLPRVDKLIIGGGMAFTFLKSLGENIGNSLLEEDLIEDAREILRKGRELGVKIYLPVDVVAAQTFSAESAVKFVPAQEIPSGWMGLDIGPASIRLFKEVIADAQTIWWNGPMGVFEMDKFSKGSIKMSHAIIDTHATTVVGGGDTADVVERAGDADEMTFISTGGGASLELIEGKELPGIKPLRKAAE from the coding sequence ATGAGTGAAATTTTATCGATCAACGATCTTGAGCTCGGCGGCGCGAAGGTATTTGTTAGGTGCGATTTTAACGTGCCGATGGACGAGTTTTTAAACATCACCGACGACCGCCGTATCCGCTCGGCGATCCCTACTATCCGCTACTGCCTAGATAACGGCTGCAGCGTGGTTTTGGCTAGCCACTTAGGACGTCCCAAAAACGGCTTTGAGGAGAAATTTTCGCTGCGAGGCGTGGCAAAGAGGCTTTCAAGGTTGCTTGATAGAGACGTGATATTTGCCGAGGACGTCGTCGGCGCGGATGCCAAAGCTAAAGTCGCCGCGCTAAAACCGGGCGAAATTTTGCTTCTTGAAAATTTACGCTTTGAAAAGGGCGAGACCAAAAACGACGAGGCTCTAGCCGCTGAGCTCGCTAAATACGGCGAATTTTACATAAACGATGCGTTTGGGGTCTGCCACAGAGCGCACAGCTCGGTCGAGGCGATCACTAAATTTTACGACGAAAAGCACAAAGCGGCGGGATTTTTGCTGCAAAAAGAGATAAATTTTGCTCAAAATCTCATCAAACACCCTGCGCGCCCGTTCGTGGCGGTCGTGGGCGGTAGTAAGGTAAGCGGCAAGCTGCAAGCCCTGCACAACCTGCTTCCGCGCGTGGATAAGCTGATAATCGGCGGCGGCATGGCGTTTACGTTTTTAAAATCTCTGGGCGAAAATATCGGAAATTCGCTGCTTGAAGAAGATCTCATCGAGGACGCGCGCGAAATTTTACGCAAGGGCAGGGAGCTTGGCGTTAAAATTTACCTGCCGGTAGACGTCGTCGCAGCTCAGACGTTTTCAGCTGAAAGCGCGGTGAAATTCGTCCCCGCCCAAGAGATCCCAAGCGGCTGGATGGGGCTAGATATCGGACCTGCGTCGATTAGGCTCTTTAAAGAGGTCATCGCCGACGCGCAAACCATCTGGTGGAACGGGCCGATGGGCGTTTTTGAGATGGATAAATTTAGCAAAGGCAGCATCAAAATGAGTCACGCTATCATCGACACTCACGCGACTACTGTCGTTGGCGGCGGCGATACGGCCGACGTCGTCGAGCGCGCGGGGGACGCCGACGAGATGACCTTTATCTCCACAGGTGGCGGCGCTAGTCTGGAGCTTATCGAGGGCAAGGAGCTGCCAGGCATAAAACCGCTTAGAAAGGCTGCTGAGTGA
- a CDS encoding triose-phosphate isomerase produces the protein MRFLANLKCNHTRASFAKYAQILDANLSADDDVTVFPPFSALDGAAHKFKLGAQNFYPCESGAHTGEIGKAMLDEFGVKSVLIGHSERRELGESEELLRAKFDFAVKAGWQIVYCIGENLSVNEAGRTKEFLAKQLKNIDLGYERLLIAYEPVWAIGTGKSASAEQIEEILNFIREQTNAPLLYGGSVNVANIGGIAGIANCDGVLVGTASWDASKFLELIRVVS, from the coding sequence GTGAGGTTTTTAGCAAATTTAAAGTGCAATCATACGAGAGCGAGCTTTGCTAAATACGCTCAAATTTTAGACGCAAATTTAAGTGCAGACGACGACGTGACGGTATTTCCTCCGTTTAGCGCGCTTGATGGCGCGGCTCATAAATTTAAACTCGGCGCGCAAAATTTCTACCCGTGCGAAAGCGGCGCTCACACCGGCGAGATCGGCAAGGCGATGCTGGACGAGTTTGGCGTAAAAAGCGTGCTGATCGGACACTCTGAACGACGCGAGCTAGGCGAGAGCGAGGAGCTTTTGCGCGCGAAATTTGACTTCGCCGTAAAGGCTGGCTGGCAGATCGTCTACTGCATCGGCGAAAATTTGAGCGTAAACGAAGCGGGTCGCACGAAGGAGTTTTTGGCTAAGCAGCTAAAAAATATCGACCTTGGCTACGAGCGGCTGCTGATCGCCTACGAGCCCGTGTGGGCGATAGGCACGGGCAAGAGCGCGAGCGCAGAGCAGATAGAGGAGATTTTAAATTTCATCCGCGAGCAGACGAACGCGCCGCTGCTTTACGGCGGTAGCGTAAACGTCGCAAATATCGGCGGGATAGCTGGTATAGCAAACTGTGACGGGGTGTTAGTAGGAACGGCGAGCTGGGACGCCTCAAAGTTTTTAGAGCTTATACGCGTCGTCTCGTGA
- the fabI gene encoding enoyl-ACP reductase FabI — protein MILKGKKGLIVGVANAKSIAHGIAEACHEQGAQMAFTYLNDALKKRVEPIAEEFGSKFVYELDVNNPAHLDGLADRIKADLGEIDFVVHAVAYAPKEALEGEFVNTTKEAFDIAMGTSVYSLLSLTRAVLPVLKEGGSVLTLTYLGGPKFVPHYNVMGVAKAALESSVRYLAHDLGARGIRVNAISAGPIKTLAASGIGDFRMILRYNEINAPLKRNVTTQDVGKSAMYLLSDLASGVTGEVHYVDCGYNIMGMGDVATDAEGKTILAWDASKAE, from the coding sequence ATGATTTTAAAAGGCAAAAAAGGCCTCATCGTCGGCGTCGCTAACGCCAAATCCATCGCTCACGGCATTGCCGAAGCTTGTCACGAGCAGGGTGCGCAGATGGCGTTTACCTACTTAAACGACGCGCTGAAAAAACGCGTAGAGCCGATCGCGGAGGAGTTTGGGAGCAAATTTGTCTATGAGCTTGACGTAAATAATCCCGCTCACCTTGACGGTCTTGCGGATCGCATCAAAGCAGACCTGGGCGAGATAGATTTCGTCGTGCATGCCGTGGCCTATGCGCCAAAAGAAGCATTAGAAGGCGAGTTTGTAAACACCACAAAAGAAGCCTTTGATATCGCGATGGGCACGAGCGTTTATTCGCTACTGAGCCTTACTCGCGCGGTGCTGCCGGTGCTAAAAGAGGGCGGCTCGGTGCTAACTCTTACCTACCTCGGAGGACCGAAATTCGTGCCTCACTACAACGTTATGGGTGTCGCAAAAGCAGCGCTTGAAAGCTCGGTTCGCTACCTCGCTCACGATCTTGGCGCGCGCGGCATCCGCGTAAATGCGATCAGTGCAGGCCCGATCAAGACGCTTGCCGCAAGCGGAATCGGCGACTTTAGGATGATTTTACGCTACAACGAGATCAACGCGCCGCTCAAGCGCAACGTCACGACGCAAGACGTCGGCAAGAGCGCGATGTATCTGCTTAGCGACCTTGCTAGCGGCGTGACGGGCGAGGTGCACTACGTCGACTGCGGCTACAACATCATGGGCATGGGCGACGTGGCTACCGACGCCGAGGGCAAGACGATCCTTGCGTGGGATGCGAGCAAGGCCGAGTAA
- a CDS encoding tRNA-dihydrouridine synthase, with amino-acid sequence MINLRDDEYGGSFENRARFLKEILTEIKAAVQISASMRISAQSCVKGDWSLEDSVRLARELEIPRAAFIHVWACGLFERTDTRRHLRRFIKRTYAKSVKQAVGIPVIAARLITKASEGEALLLGGVCDAVAYGRGLLRNLNFAQSAMSELGCRELIENSYKRAFK; translated from the coding sequence GTGATTAACCTGCGAGACGACGAATACGGCGGGAGCTTCGAAAATCGCGCGAGATTTTTAAAAGAAATTTTAACTGAAATAAAAGCCGCGGTACAAATCTCCGCCAGCATGCGAATAAGTGCACAAAGCTGCGTAAAAGGCGACTGGAGCCTAGAGGATAGCGTGCGGCTGGCAAGAGAGCTTGAGATCCCTCGCGCGGCGTTTATCCACGTCTGGGCGTGCGGACTTTTTGAGCGCACGGATACGCGCCGACATTTACGCCGCTTTATCAAGCGGACTTATGCTAAGTCCGTAAAGCAAGCAGTCGGCATCCCAGTGATCGCGGCCAGACTCATAACAAAGGCGTCCGAGGGAGAAGCGCTGTTACTGGGCGGCGTTTGCGACGCGGTGGCTTATGGCAGAGGGCTGCTGCGAAATCTAAATTTCGCGCAATCTGCGATGAGCGAGCTAGGATGCCGCGAGCTAATAGAAAACTCGTATAAAAGGGCGTTTAAGTAA
- a CDS encoding TonB family protein, whose amino-acid sequence MKTSLSRQQLNRRASFTGLGISILLHSVLIGSFIKFYDELKPMPEEKSVKIALNTFTPPAAPLPPAPTPPAPPPPAPPAPEPVVTPPEPPKPVEPPKPIEKPKPIEKPVEKPKPVEKPVEKPKPKPTPKPVKTPEPEQEQQVAQAAQPAQPSPPTPTPPAAQPSGAPSSNVKSNLPPSGAETVGEFNFATSAGDERFSKIQKAIQKHHKYPKRAQKMRHQGVVEVSFLYKKDGTVRDVKVIKSSGYETLDEAAVELINRAAPDFPTLDRDYVIKIPVSYKLT is encoded by the coding sequence ATGAAAACTTCGCTATCACGACAACAACTGAATAGACGCGCCAGCTTTACGGGGCTTGGCATCTCTATCCTGTTACACTCCGTTCTTATCGGCTCTTTTATCAAATTTTACGACGAGCTAAAGCCGATGCCGGAAGAAAAAAGCGTTAAGATAGCGCTAAATACCTTTACGCCGCCAGCAGCGCCGCTTCCGCCGGCACCAACTCCACCTGCCCCGCCGCCTCCTGCACCGCCTGCGCCTGAACCGGTCGTCACGCCGCCGGAACCGCCAAAACCGGTTGAGCCGCCTAAGCCGATAGAAAAACCAAAACCAATAGAAAAACCGGTAGAGAAGCCAAAACCCGTAGAAAAGCCTGTGGAAAAGCCAAAGCCTAAACCTACGCCAAAACCGGTTAAAACGCCTGAGCCTGAACAGGAACAGCAAGTTGCGCAGGCAGCACAGCCCGCACAGCCGTCGCCGCCTACTCCTACGCCGCCCGCGGCACAGCCAAGCGGCGCTCCAAGCTCGAATGTAAAATCAAATTTACCGCCTAGCGGAGCGGAAACGGTTGGAGAATTTAACTTCGCGACATCAGCCGGCGACGAGAGATTTTCTAAGATCCAAAAGGCGATACAAAAGCATCACAAATACCCTAAACGCGCGCAAAAAATGCGCCATCAGGGCGTCGTTGAGGTTAGCTTTTTGTATAAAAAAGACGGCACCGTTCGCGACGTAAAAGTGATAAAAAGCTCGGGCTATGAGACGCTAGACGAGGCCGCGGTCGAGCTCATAAACCGCGCCGCGCCTGATTTTCCGACGCTTGATCGCGACTACGTCATAAAAATCCCGGTTAGCTACAAACTCACCTAA
- the exbD gene encoding TonB system transport protein ExbD, whose protein sequence is MPKKEGLNVIPLIDIMLVLLAIVLSISTFIAQGNIKIDLPNSESAEKKQDENDKIAVLINKDNEFFIGEEKIAEENLKEKLNEIKNETLIELKSDKESKFDSFIKVIDILKEKNHENFAITTTTE, encoded by the coding sequence ATGCCTAAAAAAGAGGGATTAAACGTAATCCCGCTCATAGATATTATGCTCGTTTTGCTAGCTATCGTGCTTAGCATCTCTACCTTTATCGCTCAGGGCAATATCAAAATCGACCTGCCAAACAGCGAGAGCGCGGAAAAAAAGCAAGACGAAAACGATAAAATCGCCGTTTTAATTAATAAAGATAATGAATTTTTTATAGGCGAAGAGAAAATCGCCGAGGAAAATTTAAAAGAAAAGCTAAACGAGATAAAAAACGAAACGTTAATAGAACTCAAAAGCGATAAAGAGAGTAAATTCGACTCGTTTATCAAGGTTATCGACATACTAAAAGAAAAAAATCATGAAAACTTCGCTATCACGACAACAACTGAATAG
- the exbB gene encoding TonB-system energizer ExbB → MEFLKHNVDYVIIGILGLMSFTVVWLTIERLIFYANVKFENYKNQDDFEESVTRNLTTLYIVYSNAPYIGLLGTVAGIMVTFYDMGMSGGIDTKSIMVGLSLALKATALGLIVAIPTLMIYNAFMRKVDVLVNRYKASRENA, encoded by the coding sequence ATGGAATTTCTCAAACACAACGTCGATTACGTTATCATCGGAATTTTGGGGCTTATGAGTTTTACGGTAGTGTGGCTTACGATAGAGCGCTTGATCTTTTACGCAAACGTTAAATTTGAAAACTACAAGAACCAAGACGACTTTGAAGAGAGCGTAACCAGAAATTTAACAACGCTTTATATCGTTTATTCAAATGCGCCGTATATCGGGCTTTTGGGTACGGTTGCGGGCATCATGGTGACCTTTTACGACATGGGTATGAGCGGCGGCATCGATACTAAAAGCATCATGGTCGGCCTGTCTCTCGCGCTAAAAGCAACCGCGCTAGGCCTCATCGTCGCGATACCGACGCTAATGATCTACAACGCATTTATGAGAAAAGTGGACGTACTCGTAAACCGCTACAAGGCTTCACGTGAGAATGCCTAA
- a CDS encoding TonB-dependent receptor — MSFNNVAKFSFVAALAIGANAAENVTLSGVEVSSTSGGYGVDDVKISTRNAGILKDVMRDIPGVYVGGTNGMNQKIYMRGVSDRGLNITIDGAKQNGNTFHHNADLLIDPDLIKAIDVEVGSRSVVNGAGALGGSVAFRTVDARDLLEDGEIIGAKIKTGYASNNDEFSQGLMVFTAPVEGLDFLAAINHKGYDYGKSGNGKKIGGDGNDLSYLFKLGYSFLDAHRISLSHEHNQYKGLYPLRAEFGSWHSADADRKYERDTTTLKYEFTPSELLNLDVTAYHTKHQRIDGSKWGVKTRGLSAKAKTAIETGDVTQTLRYGAEYYHSENFNKPQNNRPEKVNNYSFYLEDAIKFAGLTVTPGIRYERHELKTYNGTGANIGGYKYKFDEFTPALALDYEFMKGLGVFASYAKVFRGPDVMESMLASGASRGTALGYRANPDLKATTGDSYEIGGRYKGEFSETGHVSFVAKYFKTKYKNLIVDNNAAGGRINPVLYRINAGGADIDGVELLARLNLDALSLGASYTHQKVRYKDRVRNGSGGYYTSNIIGYRDQGDKYTFNTEYSINAIDTLVGYNLIYFASKDTTSAGNDATVHIPSYAVSDVYLTYAPSSGKFKGLEINAGVYNVFNKAYVSQSQRIAEYTGDANAIDWEPGRNFKVNVSYKF; from the coding sequence ATGAGTTTTAACAATGTTGCGAAATTTTCTTTCGTAGCGGCTCTGGCTATCGGCGCAAATGCCGCCGAGAACGTAACACTAAGCGGCGTAGAGGTAAGCAGCACTAGCGGCGGCTACGGCGTAGACGACGTAAAGATAAGCACGAGAAACGCAGGCATACTAAAAGACGTCATGCGCGATATCCCGGGCGTTTATGTGGGTGGCACGAACGGCATGAATCAAAAAATCTACATGAGAGGCGTGAGCGACCGCGGCTTAAATATCACGATCGACGGCGCGAAACAAAATGGAAATACCTTTCACCACAACGCAGACCTACTAATCGACCCCGATCTGATTAAAGCCATCGACGTTGAGGTCGGCTCGCGCTCTGTGGTAAACGGCGCTGGGGCTCTGGGCGGTTCGGTAGCCTTTAGGACGGTGGATGCTAGAGATCTGCTGGAAGATGGCGAAATCATCGGCGCCAAAATCAAAACGGGCTACGCCTCAAACAACGACGAATTTTCGCAAGGGCTAATGGTTTTTACCGCACCCGTCGAGGGACTTGACTTTTTAGCCGCGATAAATCACAAAGGCTACGACTACGGTAAAAGCGGCAACGGCAAGAAAATAGGCGGCGACGGCAATGACCTTAGCTATCTTTTTAAGCTCGGATATAGCTTTTTAGACGCGCACAGGATATCGCTCTCTCACGAACACAACCAATACAAGGGACTTTATCCGTTGAGGGCGGAGTTTGGCAGCTGGCATAGCGCCGATGCCGACCGTAAATACGAGCGCGATACGACGACGTTAAAGTACGAATTTACGCCGAGCGAACTGCTAAATCTAGACGTAACGGCGTATCATACGAAGCATCAGAGAATCGACGGTAGCAAATGGGGCGTAAAAACTAGAGGCCTAAGCGCGAAAGCAAAAACCGCGATAGAGACGGGCGACGTAACGCAAACGCTAAGATACGGCGCGGAGTACTACCACAGCGAGAACTTTAACAAACCGCAAAACAACCGTCCCGAAAAAGTAAACAACTACTCGTTTTACTTAGAGGACGCGATCAAATTTGCAGGCCTAACCGTGACTCCTGGTATCAGATACGAGCGCCACGAGCTAAAGACATATAACGGCACGGGCGCAAATATCGGCGGATATAAATACAAATTTGACGAATTTACGCCCGCTCTCGCTCTTGATTACGAGTTTATGAAGGGGCTTGGCGTATTTGCCAGCTACGCTAAAGTGTTTAGAGGACCGGATGTTATGGAGTCTATGCTAGCTAGCGGCGCTAGTAGGGGTACGGCGCTAGGATACAGAGCAAACCCTGATCTAAAGGCTACTACGGGCGATAGCTACGAGATCGGCGGACGCTACAAGGGCGAGTTTAGCGAAACGGGACACGTTAGCTTCGTAGCTAAATACTTTAAAACCAAATACAAAAATCTAATCGTAGATAATAACGCAGCAGGCGGGCGTATAAATCCGGTGCTTTATAGGATCAACGCAGGCGGCGCGGATATCGACGGCGTCGAGCTTTTGGCGAGACTAAACCTCGACGCGCTAAGCCTAGGTGCTAGCTATACTCATCAAAAAGTAAGATATAAAGACCGCGTAAGAAACGGCAGCGGCGGCTACTACACGTCAAATATCATCGGCTACCGCGACCAGGGCGACAAATACACATTTAACACCGAGTATTCGATAAACGCTATCGATACGCTTGTGGGTTATAACCTTATTTATTTTGCCTCGAAAGACACGACTAGTGCTGGCAACGACGCTACCGTGCATATCCCGAGCTACGCCGTGAGCGATGTCTATCTCACTTATGCGCCAAGCAGCGGTAAATTTAAGGGGCTTGAGATAAACGCCGGCGTTTATAACGTATTTAACAAAGCCTACGTCTCGCAGTCTCAAAGAATAGCCGAATATACGGGCGATGCGAACGCGATCGACTGGGAGCCGGGCAGAAACTTTAAGGTTAATGTCTCTTATAAATTTTAA
- a CDS encoding tetratricopeptide repeat protein — translation MRNLLLAFIGFLFVGCAASSGGGAASDNADYDFNKRAIDILKPKCEKGNYSACNDLAISYQNLKDHKTAQKYYDNACQNNYQLACTNLANMYQSGLGVDRDKNKALEIFNASCTNGGAISCYYLGDFYRSGDEGKEPDYVAAMSAYERGCKLGDIPSCTNTAVLYEHGLGVSQDESKARNIYRSACFSGDSSACDNLKRMGRKR, via the coding sequence ATGAGAAATTTACTTCTTGCCTTTATCGGGTTTTTGTTCGTAGGATGCGCAGCCTCAAGCGGCGGCGGAGCGGCGAGCGATAACGCTGATTACGACTTTAACAAACGAGCGATCGATATACTAAAGCCAAAATGCGAAAAGGGTAACTACTCGGCTTGCAACGATCTAGCCATCAGCTATCAAAATCTAAAAGACCATAAAACGGCGCAAAAATACTACGATAACGCATGCCAAAACAACTATCAGCTAGCTTGCACCAACCTAGCCAATATGTATCAATCAGGCCTTGGCGTAGACAGGGATAAAAATAAAGCTTTGGAGATTTTTAACGCCTCTTGCACGAACGGAGGGGCGATATCTTGCTACTATTTAGGCGACTTTTACCGCTCCGGCGACGAGGGCAAAGAGCCTGACTACGTCGCGGCCATGAGCGCATACGAAAGAGGTTGCAAACTAGGAGACATCCCGTCATGCACGAATACAGCAGTGCTATACGAACACGGCCTAGGCGTATCGCAGGACGAGTCAAAAGCCAGAAACATCTACCGCTCGGCATGCTTTAGCGGAGATTCGTCCGCATGCGACAACCTAAAAAGAATGGGTAGAAAACGCTAA
- a CDS encoding FAD-dependent oxidoreductase, translating to MKNYDIIVIGFGKAGKTLAVKAANLGKKVAVIEKSAQMYGGTCINVGCIPTKKLVNLSKEAQYVNNNVAGEYFTLSIEKKDALVSALRAKNFAMLDGNANIDVINGTAKFIDKNSVEVAAPDGAKSVLTAPTIVINTGSVNEKPSFEVSSNLAYDSTGILSLKTLPKHLVVVGGGYIGLEFASMFAEFGSKVTIIARSGVLKNEDEDVKQSVKALLQTQGVEILEGCEVKNLKDCALIFTQNGETKCLEADAFLLATGRVAATAELNLSAAGVQTDAKENVLVNEFLQTTQPHIYAVGDVRGGELFTYTSLDDFRIVFDKLFGTGKRSTLNRSPHASTLFTETPLASIGLNEKRATAQNLDFKVLKLPLAAVPGAKVVGNETGFLKAIVDAKSGKILGAAFHCIYANELINEIAIAMALGAGADFFKNQIFTHPSISEALNDLFGQF from the coding sequence ATGAAAAACTATGATATCATCGTCATCGGCTTTGGCAAAGCAGGCAAAACTCTCGCCGTAAAAGCCGCAAATTTGGGCAAAAAGGTCGCCGTGATCGAAAAATCGGCGCAGATGTACGGCGGAACGTGCATAAACGTCGGCTGCATCCCGACAAAAAAACTAGTAAATTTAAGCAAAGAAGCGCAATACGTAAATAACAACGTCGCGGGCGAATACTTCACGCTAAGCATCGAGAAAAAAGACGCTCTCGTCTCCGCGCTTAGGGCTAAAAATTTCGCTATGCTTGACGGCAACGCAAACATCGACGTGATAAACGGCACGGCTAAATTTATAGATAAAAACAGCGTCGAAGTCGCGGCTCCTGACGGCGCAAAAAGCGTACTTACCGCGCCTACTATCGTTATAAATACTGGTTCGGTTAATGAAAAACCAAGCTTTGAGGTTAGTTCAAATTTGGCTTACGACAGTACGGGGATTTTAAGCCTAAAAACGCTTCCAAAACACCTAGTAGTCGTGGGCGGTGGATACATCGGGCTTGAGTTTGCCTCGATGTTTGCCGAATTTGGCTCAAAAGTCACTATCATAGCTCGCTCGGGCGTGCTAAAAAACGAGGACGAAGACGTAAAACAGAGCGTAAAAGCGCTGCTACAAACGCAAGGCGTCGAAATTTTAGAGGGCTGCGAAGTTAAAAATTTAAAAGATTGCGCGCTAATTTTTACCCAAAACGGCGAGACGAAATGCCTTGAAGCGGACGCGTTTTTACTAGCGACCGGACGAGTAGCTGCGACTGCGGAGCTAAATTTAAGCGCGGCGGGCGTACAAACCGACGCCAAAGAAAACGTGCTTGTAAACGAGTTTTTACAAACCACCCAGCCGCATATCTACGCAGTAGGCGACGTTCGCGGCGGCGAGCTTTTTACCTACACGAGCTTAGATGATTTTCGTATCGTATTCGACAAGCTTTTTGGCACGGGCAAACGCAGCACTCTAAACCGCTCGCCTCACGCCAGCACGCTTTTTACCGAGACTCCGCTAGCTAGCATCGGGCTAAACGAGAAACGAGCGACGGCTCAAAATTTAGATTTTAAAGTCCTAAAACTCCCGCTAGCAGCAGTCCCCGGCGCAAAGGTAGTCGGCAACGAAACGGGATTTTTAAAAGCGATCGTGGATGCAAAAAGCGGCAAAATTTTAGGCGCGGCGTTTCACTGCATTTACGCAAACGAGCTTATCAACGAGATCGCCATAGCGATGGCTCTTGGCGCGGGCGCTGATTTTTTCAAAAATCAGATTTTTACGCATCCTAGCATCAGCGAAGCGTTAAATGATTTGTTTGGACAATTTTAA
- a CDS encoding type II secretion system protein, whose amino-acid sequence MEISALLNQLGYNENDATAAQVKRILNNCDGLNLSSIITLNDHLKPLGGFVAMSGSEDVFKIKNAGKTPDALNVIENWAEKNKINIKKVNETTHYILGKNI is encoded by the coding sequence ATGGAAATTTCAGCTCTTTTAAACCAACTAGGCTACAACGAAAACGACGCGACCGCCGCGCAGGTTAAGCGCATCCTAAACAACTGCGACGGGTTAAATTTAAGTAGCATTATCACGCTAAACGACCACCTAAAACCGCTCGGCGGCTTTGTCGCGATGAGCGGTAGCGAGGACGTGTTTAAGATAAAAAACGCGGGCAAAACGCCCGACGCGCTAAACGTGATCGAAAACTGGGCTGAAAAAAACAAGATAAACATAAAAAAAGTAAATGAAACTACTCACTACATACTAGGAAAAAATATATGA